GAGTCCATGGTCGCACACCCTCCTTGCACCTCATTGGTCAAACCCTGTTGTCCTGACGTCACGTGTCCTGACGTCACGTGTTAAAAAGACCTCCTCAACGCAACTCCTCATTCCGACTTTAGTCGTCAGAGAGAgagcacacacgcacacaaaaaaGGATGCAGTCTGTTCACCGTGATAAGCTCAGGACCAATCGTTTCAGTCTCGTCGTAGCCATCAAAGATATCGAAGCTGTGGTCGACAAATTGGTGGAGTTTAAACTCCTTACCCTCTTCATGAAGGCTGACATCATGGAGGTACCACAAACCTCTTACAATCGGATCAGAGCTTTATTAGATGTTCTGCCTCGGCGAGGACCCCAAGCTTACACCCTCTTTTGCAAAGCGTTGAAGGAATGTGACGAGACAGACGCCATGAGAGTGTTGGGAGTAGAGACTCCCACAGAGACTCCCAGAGAGGCTCCACCCAGTGACAGACGACAACTGACTCTGCAGGATGTTTGGGATGATCGTAGAGGGTTGATCTTATGGAAGGACGGAGTCACGGAGTCACTTGTTAGAACAGGTCAGAGAAGCGATGCAGAAGCAGTCACAGTGACAGAGACGACCGAGTGATGTCATCCAAGGTCATGACGTCAtcgcatgtgtgtgtatatataaaaagaGTTTGTGTGTGAGACTTGTCATTCATCATCATGTTGTTCACGTTGCTGTTTGTGATCGCCACGTATCTGGAAGAGAGACACTTCTTAGAACAGATCAGACAAGCGGTGCAAGAGGCGGTGCAGAAGCAACAGGCTCGCGACGCCATGCGTGACGTCAATGCGTGACGTCATAGCACGTGCAGCTGCTGTGGACTATAAAAAACTCGGGATCCATCGAGACGTCTTCAGTCGTACCAGTTCAGTCAGCATGTCAGCATCTCCACGTCAGcacagtaagtatggttttcacTTACTTAACTCAACAAAGTACGCGACCGCACAGAGCATTTGTAGGCCCGAGGGCATCATACTTGCACAATGCAACCGTCGaaacgttgatgttaatatTCTTTTTTCCATTTCATGTTACAGGTACTAGAGATTGTTCACTGCTCCCTTCTTCCAACATGGACCACATCATGAGGGCTGAATACATCCAATCCCCTTCGAGGTACTTTGCTCTTCTCCAGGATGAACGTTATCATGTGAAGGACGTACTCATCATCCATGAGGACCTCATCTGTGTCACTTATACCGTTCGTAAGTCGGAATCCTCCAAAGAGACAAAGGCAAGACACCCAAGGCCGTCCCTCCTAAATGGGTGGTGATACCACCACCAGGGACAACCCCTGCCGCCACAATGACGAGGAAGACacagaaggaggaggaggaggtggtggtggtcagcaagaagaagaagaaaacacCCACCAAGAAGACCCTGGTTAATCCTATGGATACCCCTGCCACGGTTcctccaaaacaaaagaaacagaagTTGGAGGAGAAGGTTCCCGTCAAGACATCCCCTAAGAAGGTGTCCAAGAGTATCTCTCCCAAGGGTCCCTCTCCCAAGAGTGTCTCTCCCAAGAGTGTCTCTCCCAAGAGTACTTGTCTCAAGGGTACCCTTCTCAAAGGTACCCCTCCCAAAGGTACCCCTACCACgaagaagacgaagaagaagGAAGCCCCtaccaccacccccaccaccaccaaggCAGCAGACCCACAGAGTGTCAAGAAACAGATGACGTCTGATGTGCTGTGGAACAATGATCAGCAAACTGTTGATGTCAGCCCCGACAAGTTTGCCTCTCCTGCTAGCCCCGACGCAACACCCCACGATGAGTTGCCTCCTGATCTACAAGACTTGTATGATCTACTACCGATGCTGTCACCAGAGATGCCACCGTCGACTGTCCCCATGACTGATGCAAAGcagacaacaacaacagtgtCAGGGGAGACTTCCGCCGACACGTCTGCTCATTCAGGTCTGATGACGACAGATCCCATGATGACATCCGTGATGGCTCCAGAGACGACTTCATCCGAGATGACTGCATCAGAGATGATGCCTCCCGAGGACTATCCAGACATTCCCATGTTTAACgatgaaaatcattttcatccTGGACAAATGGACTTTCTACGTTGTTCGACTTGTAATCCCCACGACCATTTGAACTGGTGGtgatctgttgttgttgttgttgttgtggttcacaagttgttggtgttgttccAATAAAATTCAACGTGAATGGTTTGAATATGTTGTATATATCTTCAAGGTTCATTGATCCTtgaggtcatttctggtgtcacctgcagGGCGATAAGGTATGTCAGGGACACTGTCAGGGACCATGTCAGGGACCATGTCAGGGACACAGTCAGGGGCACTGTTAAGGGGCGACGACCTGGTGGATGCCATGGTCACCCCACTCACGTTACGTCATCCTTTTACCACGTTGATTGCAGGCCCTACAGGGTCGGGTAAAACGTCGTTCGTCAAAACGTTGCTGGAACACGTGTTTCAACCAGGGATTCTCGATCTACCGCCTCAGGGGATCGTTTGGGTGTACAGTGAATGGCAACCCATGCACGAAGATTTGGAAGTGTTGACATCAAAGTTAAACCTTCCCCTGACCTTTGTGCAAACCATGAGCGAAGCCAACGCGCAGTTACCTGCAGCAGGGTCTGTTGGggctgggggtgggggtggtttgCCTGCACCCCACTGGTTGATCATTGACGATTTGCTGGGCGATCATAGCAAAGAGGAAGAGGCAGACGTGTTGCGATGGTTTACCAAGAAAAGTCATCATCGCAACACGTCCGTGTTGTACCTGACGCAAAACCTCTTTGCCTCGACGCCTCATCATCGCACCATTAGTTTAAATGCTCACTATCTGGTGCTGTTTAAAAACCCGAGAGATGCCTCTCAAATGGATCACTTGGCTCGACAAATCTTTCCAGGACAGACGGCTTTCCTTCGAGAAGCCTACGAGGATGCCACCTTGGCTCCTTATTCCTATCTGTTTCTGGACTTGAAACCCACCACGGCCAAAGAGCATCGTGTGCGTACCCATCTCTTTTGCAACCCCACCACCCTTTACGTTCCCAAGTGATAAATAGCGCTGACTGTCGACCTGACCCATCAGTTGAGTCTGACCTGCCATGGGAAACAGACGAAAACAGACCCAGCCCCGCAAACGTGCTGTTGTTGCCACAGGCTTGTTTAAACCCGCTCATAAAACCCTCCCCACCACCTTGGGACGTGATCCCACCGAACGTCATCGCTCGGGTTTACAACGGTTGTACGAAAGTCTCAGGACACCTCTTCCTCctgcttcctcctcctcctcctctgccAAACCCAGAAGACCTTCCTTAAAAGAGTTGTACCCCGCCACTCCCACCATGGCGGCAACAGCAAACACGTTTGTCCCTGTCTATACGCATCGTGCTTCACCTGCCGTCACCTTGTCgcctccttcttcttcttcttttgatGCCACCCCTTTGTTCTCGTCGTCGTCGTCTCCTACCATGATTCAACCCTTTCAACCCTTGACGTCTCCGGCCATGATTCAACGACCTCGTGCTCCTAGCTCCACCAAACCGACATGCTCCAAACCGACGACACGCAGAAGAGTCAAACCCATCCGCCTTGTGAAACGCTTGCCTTTGGCAGAGAGTGTGGCTATCAAAGGACGTCATCGGCTGTTGCAATGGTTTGCCATCGCCGTGAGAAATATGCGAGCAGGGCGTGTTCCTTTGAAAACGCAACACAAGACCTGGCTGTTGAGACACCAAGACGTCTTGACCAAGATTACTAATCCACGTTTACCTGTGGATGAACGTCTGAATTACCTGATGAAACGCAGTGGCAGTGGAACGTTGGCAGGCGTGTTGACACGCATTTTGTTGAACTGGCAGTCCTACCTGCAGGAGGAACAACAGAAGCGACAACACCCAACTCGTCGCCAAAGGAAACCTCAAGGGAAACCTCAAAGGCAGCCTCAAAGGCAGCCTCAAAGACAGCCTCAAAGGAAACCTCAGGGGCGTCGTCACTCCAGGAAACAGACCAAGAAGggcaacaacaagaaaacagacCCAGGGGCAGCCTTGACCCGCATGGTGTTATGAAGCCAGAAGAAaaagaacaagaacaagaagaCAACGGCATTACTCCCACTTCCACCACCAACGCTACCCTAAATAAATAGAGGTAGCCCATCCTTATCCTCGTCAGTTccatggtagcagcagcagcagcaggaacaTCATGTCTGCCCGTTTGAAACGTCACAAAGAAGCGCTCTGTCATGTGTGTAGTCCTACAGCAACACCAGCCATGCAACAGGCTATTTTGAAACATGCTCCGTCTGAACTGATTCAAGCCATCTGCGAATGTGTGGTGAATTTGTATGGAGGTAACATTCCCATGACAGCACAGCAACGCCATCGTTTACAAAAGCATGGACCCCTCATGCATACGTTGATGAAAAAGAAAGTGTCTGTGGCCAAGAAACGCAAACTGTTACAACAGAAAGGCAGGGGATTGGGTCTCTTGTCTGCCTTGGCCTCGGTGGTGGGTCCTTTGGTGTCTGGTCTGTTGGGGCGATGATCATAAATACAGGGATCCTCTCGGATTGGGGTTAGTTGTCTCTGCACCATGATGAAGCATGCACGGAAAATGGTCATGGTCCCCGAAGAGGTATGGCAAAGTCTGCAAGACGAAAAACGACAACGTCATTTGCTCAAGTCCAACCTGTTGGAACAGAAACGGTTACACACGCTTCACGATATGGATACCCTCGTTCGTGATGACACGATTCCCTTCAGGGACAGAGAGCAGCAGTATAACACCTTGTTGCAACAGATGTTGGTGTTTCAAGACaaagcagcagcagctgcagcaacaacaacaacaacagcacgaCGCACCAGCCACACGCAACTATGGAACGGAATCCCTGCCAACACCAGTCAGGAAGGAACAACACCCCTCGGGAAAGGAGGGACTCCCCCTCTCCTAGCTGCTCCCCGTAAGTACGGTTTTACTTACTGAGTTACACTCTGGCCTGTGTAGAGGTCGCCTAGAAGTCTTAGGTCTCAAGACTAAGAGAGCTGTCATCCTAAGCATGGAGAGCGCGAAGCCGGTTACAGAGTCACTGACTCATGTTggtttttttattcttttgtttcagaacactcctcctcctcctcctcctctgacCTCATTCTGAATGACGTGGTGCAAACGATTCCTAAAACGCTGCAAGCCAAGGCCAAACAGTTGATGGCACGGATACAAGCCCATCCTGACTTGGGTTGGAATGAAAACGGTCAATTCGTGGTGGAAGGGGAACCCATGCCTGGGACTCACATGGTGGATCTCATCAATGATCTGGTGCGACAACGTACCAAAGCAGATCCTCCACGGGGTTGGAACGTTCTGGCTCAGTATCTCGCTTCCAGCAACGTCCCTCATGAACTGATTGGCAACCCTCTCCGTTGGTCCtggatgatgaaaacaaaaggaTCAGCATCCACCACCCAGCAACCTGGCACACGACAGGCAACACCACCTGACACCCCTGTCAAACGTCCAGGAGGAGAAGCCTTGTTTTTAACACCACCTCAATCGAATCTTGCTGGcgtcaagaagaagaagaagaagacagaGACTCCCTCTTCCCCTCTGAACCGAGTGCGTCAATGGATTGACTTTTAATCATAAAAGAGAGCAGAGGGTGACATTTACAACAGTGTTAGCATGAGACGTCCCaagagaaacaacaacaacagcagcaagtcctcctcctcctctttgtCGCCTGCCTGGGCACGATGGCTTCACCATACTTATTACGATCCCAAACATCCGGCAGGCTATGGAGGGTGGCGTGGTTTGTGGCAAGCAGCAGTCAAACAGCAAGCCGTGGGATCCCAGAAGGGGAAATCCCAGAAAGGGAAACCCCAGAAGGGGAAATCCCAGAAGGGGAAACCCCCACTCACGCAACATCAGGTTCGACAATGGTTGAAAACCCAGGACACGTACACCTTGCACAAACCTGCCCGACGATCCTTTTCCAGGGATCATTACCGTGTGAGCGGCGTGGACGAATTGTGGCAAGCCGATTTGAGCGACCTCCTCGCCTATCAGAAAGAGAACCAAGGTTACCGGTATCTGCTGTGTGTCATCgatgtcttctccaaaatggcttGGGTGCAACCCATGAAGTCCAAGACCGGCACCACGTTGATCGAAGCCTTTCAACGAATCCTGAAACAAGCTGAAGGACGTGTGCCCTCCATGTTGCAGACGGACAAAGGGACCGAATTTGTCAATAAACCTTTCCAAGCCTTCCTCAAGAAACAGGACATTCATTTCTACACCAGCCAAAACCCAGAAACCAAAGCCTCGGTGGTGGAACGTTTTCAAAGAACGTTGAAAAACCGTATGTGGCGTTATTTCACCCAACATGGAACACGTCACTACCTCAAGGCTTTACCCCAGCTGATGCATGCCTACAATCATCGCATTCATCGCACGATCGGACAGCGACCCGTGGATGTGCATCCCCACAACCCTTACGACGAAATTCAGGTGTTGGATCACATGGAGCGTCAGAAGGAGGAACGGCAGAAGCAACGTCAGCAGAAGCAGAAGCACCGTCAACACCAGCATTCTCTCTTGTTACCTGGGACCCGTGTTCGCTTGAACAAGACCAAAGGGACCTTTGACAAAGGGTATCTTCCCAACTGGACCAGCGAATTGTTCACCGTGGATCGCGTCGTGAAAGGGCGTGTGCCTCCTGTCTACCGAGTGAAAGATGATCATGGAGAAGTGCTCCAAGGCAACTTTTACCCCGAGGAACTACAACCCATTCAGAAAACGGATGATGTGTACAAAGTCGATCAGGTCTTGAAACGTCGACGGCGTCAAAAGAAGGACGAAGTGTTGGTGAGGTGGTCAGGTTACCCGGCCAGCTTCGATTCATGGATCCCTGCGGCTCATTTGGTCTTTTGAATAAGGGTGACATCCCTCTGTCACCGTCATTTGGGTCATACTCCCTGCCCAATCATGCAGAGCGAACCCAGGCTCAGGTGCAAGGAGAACAACAACAAggcttcctcctcctcctcctcctcctcctcacgTTGGTGTTGTTTTGGCATGGACTTGCCACGCAGTGAAGTGGTGTTTTTCTCCCAAGTGTTGCTGATATATGGTGTGGTCGTCATGAGCATGGTTCAGTTGGCATTggatcacggtgagaaacattTGTGGACAGCGTTGTTGGCCAGTTCGTTGGGATACTTGCTCCCACAACCCACATTGGTATCATCGTCGCCGTCATCGttgacttcttcttcttcttctgctcCTGCTGCCGCTACCGCATCTTCGACTCCCTCCGTGTCCAGTCTGGTTCCCTAAGCGCAAGAATGGCCATGTCCTTGTTTTCCTCCAAGCGGGACTTTTACGTCACCTTACCCAGCGATGCGTCCATGGATGTTCATCCCGacaacaacacagcaaaaataacctggtttccgcagtgcggaaacctgatggaaagtggactgaaacttaagtttccaccaagaatccagtgagtttccgttcttttacactgagtttccgcaatgacggaaactgtcaattacccactttctaagggtttccgcacggtatccgttacccatgctccaacaagtttccgttgagtttcagttaagttagagatccatcaggtttccgcagggtttcagtcaccaagactccatcaggtttccgcagagtttcagttaccaagactccatcaggtttccgcagagtttctgttgccagaaaactttccacagcatttcatttactcgggttcacaggagtcattcaatgtatgtcattgcatataacattcttgttactcctggttggcaaagacaatattaatataaggagtttgtgtacaatcatcacgtatacataaagaaaaacaaaagatacaataagattcactgttttattttcagacaaatatggatcaaacatatatctaataaataataaaaagatatagcactagataacagatcaatatttgtcacttatgacaaaaatatttctaaaaacatgctataacagttgcatcccttgactcctcctgcacctcctcacgctgacacagaaaaacacaccccagtcagtcaatgctaaacatataataacacacaccatgcaatacaatacaacaatgaaataaaatgcaataagaacttaggttacattgaaagtacaaaaaatgtatttaaagtaaataaaggtctcttggaaaatagataaaaattaagattgaataaaattgtattaattgaaatacaatcagaatatcaaaactattaaagttttacattgagaataattcaaatttaattgatcacagataaaattacgttcatgtgatcgattagctatttactagcccacttgggcatccttgagcggatatctctgtcattgtggttggatgccgcatcctggtcttcatgttggctTTAGgtttggtggtggcgttgaaaattgtggctgagtccagtgcagacatcttgagtttagattcccaggtaaaggggtaagagagcaatgaattggcatcttcttcatcactcacaactggtgaagtcatttccaaggtaagtatagttgaaaccctttcctttcgtcgatctggccagtcaatagttttcaggcttttcatgcgcagtgcaattttctgaaaattaaacaaaaatcaatcaacagataaaccataatgccaagatggattgcaaattattaaaaaggaagtgtcgtgaaaaattatttacttcattaatcaccccaacacaagttaagcagttcatcacatttaatgacatatcctattttcttatggacacacaatctgttgctctgaagtgacatgaagtcactgaagtgtaataacatgtttatatatcaccattaactgacttgattcttatgttatgatttatgaaattatgatctgaatcatgtgttacatatcttaagaatgtaaaaagcaataatccatatacattttaaatgtatatttccggaacttagaatctgtcacacattgtaatgagaagaattgttacatgttattattcgaatagatatacttacggatttcattctttttgttttttttgttttttttgctgctgttctgtgtgacacttccggtttcttgtctactgagatcatcacgcctgttccgccacactctacaaagcgcttctgaaaataaatgtttaaagtactatacagcatgtttcacacattttagttcatctgttaggcaaaggtatttatatatgccatgctggcttggttactgaagttaacatccataaatctgtctttacactattatttaaatcattaactatttataatgacaggcaggtgagtgaaaattaccttcacaagatcctattgaccatccttggtcgtgatatagtcacttgtttctttgactactatattcatagagtcctcgtcatcggctttactgaaataataacaaatgtcatttttcttgcacttcattcaatcatgcattcaacacaatgtctattaaaattaacgatcgtcagtgaaaattatacaaccaagtaaactgcagatttataactttgaatacatatattgttctgaaagtttaccattttgtagttaaatgatttaaaataacttccaagaaggctaaccatcctttgtgttatttcgtgcaaattctatgtacatcctgtttgccaaagttatgcaaccggtaagtgaacaactgacataaagatcatgataaaagaagtttagttatatcacatgacataaccttgcagcaattaagcattgtaaaatcaaggggtcagtttgatggcaatttcacacaggtgtaatgttaaactgatttagtttaccggctattcaaatccatttgcaaatgatactttcatgtatttttcattttgagaaaacgtacgtagggaagtgaattaatgaaatattcaaagtgaaattacctagtaacatgagcacataccttcgatagacaagggtgatcctccaggagcagtcgtgtccagatttttctcacaacagcctaaaagattaaa
This genomic stretch from Haliotis asinina isolate JCU_RB_2024 chromosome 4, JCU_Hal_asi_v2, whole genome shotgun sequence harbors:
- the LOC137281116 gene encoding proteoglycan 4-like, whose translation is MTRKTQKEEEEVVVVSKKKKKTPTKKTLVNPMDTPATVPPKQKKQKLEEKVPVKTSPKKVSKSISPKGPSPKSVSPKSVSPKSTCLKGTLLKGTPPKGTPTTKKTKKKEAPTTTPTTTKAADPQSVKKQMTSDVLWNNDQQTVDVSPDKFASPASPDATPHDELPPDLQDLYDLLPMLSPEMPPSTVPMTDAKQTTTTVSGETSADTSAHSGLMTTDPMMTSVMAPETTSSEMTASEMMPPEDYPDIPMFNDENHFHPGQMDFLRCSTCNPHDHLNWW
- the LOC137281117 gene encoding uncharacterized protein, translating into MRRPKRNNNNSSKSSSSSLSPAWARWLHHTYYDPKHPAGYGGWRGLWQAAVKQQAVGSQKGKSQKGKPQKGKSQKGKPPLTQHQVRQWLKTQDTYTLHKPARRSFSRDHYRVSGVDELWQADLSDLLAYQKENQGYRYLLCVIDVFSKMAWVQPMKSKTGTTLIEAFQRILKQAEGRVPSMLQTDKGTEFVNKPFQAFLKKQDIHFYTSQNPETKASVVERFQRTLKNRMWRYFTQHGTRHYLKALPQLMHAYNHRIHRTIGQRPVDVHPHNPYDEIQVLDHMERQKEERQKQRQQKQKHRQHQHSLLLPGTRVRLNKTKGTFDKGYLPNWTSELFTVDRVVKGRVPPVYRVKDDHGEVLQGNFYPEELQPIQKTDDVYKVDQVLKRRRRQKKDEVLVRWSGYPASFDSWIPAAHLVF